The nucleotide sequence TGATCGCGATTGAAGCGCAGCGTCTTGAACGGAATGGCCATCTCGACCGTGTAGCCATCGGGGCCGCGCTGAGTTTCCGCATACCACACACCATCCCAATTGGTGTTGCTGGAGCGGCCTTCGTCAGAGACTTGCCTGTCGTGCTGGCTGCCGCCGGGGGAAGTGGCAAAGTAGTAGCCGCTGTGGCCGTCGTTGAAGGTGTCGAGCAGCAGGGTGAAGTAGTCCTGGTTGAGCGTGTCGAAGTCGCGGCGAATATCGTTGTTGACGATTTTGCTCGGCGTGCGGTCGTGGCAGATGGCCGAGACATAGAGGAAGTCGTGATTGAACAGCACGCGGACTTCGGTCTTCTCGCTGGCCGGCTCGCCCTCGCGCGGGTCCTGTTGGAGAAAGTCGGCATTCACTTCAGCGGTCTGCCAAGCAGGCTCATCGAGCTGCCCATCAATTGTGATGATTGAATCGGTGAATATGGCGTTCGAGACGCGTCTTGATTTCGTGGCATCTGTTTGTCCAAACAGAACAGGGATCGTTCCGAGAGCCAGAAGGAAATACATTCCTCGGGCACCAATACGCCCGCCAATCATTGCAAGATTCATCAATACCCACTTTGTTTGCTTGTCTGGAAAAGTTCCAGGAAGTGGACATTTTATGATGAAACAACAGTCAGTGGATGAAAAAAGTGGCCTCGACTGGGTGATAGGGTAGGTAGCAAGTCGAGATGCATGAAAACCAGATGCCTTCAATTGTACGCAGATATTTGAAGCGGGGATTTGCCGTTGCATTAGACTGCCGCATTTACTCTGCTGGAGTGGAGTGTGGAGAATATACAAGCACGAAATGACCCGAAGTACGGATGAACATGCCGCCCAGCCTAGCTAAAACGAATTTGAATACTATTGTGGCGGCTGCAGCGCGCGATGGTTCCTCCATCGACATGCTCGACGCGGAAATTCTAAGTCGGGTTCTTGGAAATATCAATCTGCCGATTCTGGTCACGCAGAGCGATGGCCGAATAGTTTTGTGGAACCGGGCCATGGAAGTGTTAACCGGCAAGACTGGCGCGGATTTTTCTGAGTTTAACGCGGATCATATGTCGGTTGCGGGGCAAGCCGCCGCCGATCAGCAATTAGCCCGCAAGGCCCTGGAAACAGGCCAACCACAGACCCGACATTCTGAATGGCGCACTCACGATCAGACTGAGACGCCAGTAGAACTGCAATACTCCGTTCTTACTGGGAGCCGTGGGGAAACTTTGTTGCTGCTTCAGGCGCGTAACCTAAGCGAGCGACATAAGCTGGAATTGGAGCTGCTACAGTCGCAGAAAATGGAGTCCATTGGGCGGCTGGCGGGCGGAATCGCGCACGACTTCAACAATGCCCTCACCACCATACTGGGCCTAACCGAATCCATGATCAGCGGCCGCACCGCGCCGAACGCCGAGAGCCTCAGCGAAATTCGCCACGCCGCGCAGCACGCCGCTGACTTGACCAGTCAGATGCTCGCCTTCAGCCGTCGGCAGATTCTCCAGATGCGCAACATCCATCTGGAGTCGGTAGTGGAAAACCTTGGCAGAATGGTGGCTAGGTTGATTGGTGAGGATATCAATCTCGCCGTCACCGCCCAGGCACCGCTTCCTGCGATTCGCGGAGATCAGTCGCAAATCGAGCAGGTGTTGCTGAATCTTTGTCTCAATGCGCGTGATGCCATGCCCAAGGGGGGAAGTCTGCGTGTTGAGTTGCGAAACGTAACGCTTGACCCCGCATGGTGTTCCAAACGGTCGGGCTCAAGACCGGGAAATTTTGTGGCCCTATCTGTGAGCGATAGCGGCATGGGCATGGATGCGGAAACGTTGACGCGCATCTTCGAGCCGTTCTACACGAAGAAAGCGGTGGGCAAGGGAACAGGTCTTGGCCTATCGATGGTGTACGGAATCGTGGAGCAGCACGAAGGATTCATAGATGTGGAAAGCGCGATGGGAAAGGGCTCGACGTTCACAATATATTTCCCCGTGGCTTCCGCCGAATCGACTCCGCAGGCTGAGGTTGCCCGGACGGTTGCTCCGCCAGTCCAAAGTCGCGCGACGCTCATTCCTTCAATTGCTGCCGCCACAATCCTGGTGGTGGAAGACGAGAAAAGTGTCCGCAAGCTCTTTCTGGAATTGTTGCCGAAGCTGGGCCACCGCATTTACTCGGCGGCAGACGGCGATGAGGCGATCAAAGTGTTTGAGCGTTGGGCCGGCCAGATTGATCTGGTATTGCTCGACGCGATAATTCCCAAGACAGGCTCTGGCGAAGTATACGAATACATTCGACGGAAGAAGCCTGGTGTACGCTTCCTGTTTACCAGCGGATACAACGAGGTCTTTATCAATAAGAAGTTTGAGCTGGATCCCAATATGGTATTTCTGCGCAAGCCCTTCACCACCCAACAGTTGACGGATAAGATCAGCGCCGCGCTGGCTTAGCTAGCGGGGCAGCCGCTCTCCACGCATGGCAATTAAATCCTGCGATTCAAAGTAATGATCCAGCTTGTGCAAAATTTGATTCTTATTAGGGACGGCCTATCCAGAGTTTTGAATCTTGCTTCCGAATGTGTGCTGGCCAACAATTCAAAGGTAAGAACAAACGCGTAGTGAACCTGAAAATCTATGATTCCCATGGCCATTAAGACTGATATTCTCGCACAGCCTACTTTCGGAAATCCATCAATTGCGAACGAAAAACAGGCAAATAAGCTTTGCCATGACGTCAGCGGACCACTTACCTCGATCCTCATTAACTGTGAAATGATCCTGGAAGAGAATTGATCCGAGGAAATCCGTGCAAAGGCCGAAACAATTCTCTCGGAAGCGATGCACATCAATCAGTATCTCCGCGAATTCCGGCAGGACTAGACGGTCCTTGCATCCGCTTCCTCCTCCAATGTCCCAAAGACAACTAAAATGACCCACCTCATTAACCGATAAACTCTCTGAGGATTGGCATTGCTTCTGGTTTCGGGGAAGGTACACTTTCCCGCGTCCCTCGGCGCTGGTATTCTGAGCCCGCCGAGCATGCTCTGGAGCCAGCCCTCCGAGAGGTTGACAATTAGGTATGCATTCTCCGGCGGGAACATCACCTACTTCTGTTCTGATTATCAGTAACGACTCGGCCACAATTCAGTCTGCCTTGTCCAGTCTGCCAGCAGGTCATAACGCGGCAGTTGCTTACGACCTTACTTCTGCGCTGGCACAGCTGAATCACGCGGATTTCAACTTGGTCATCTGCGAGATTCGATTGCCGGAGTTATCAGGAATCAAGCTGCTGGAGCGAATCTCATCGGCTGCGCCTTTAGCTGGTGTCGTGATGATTTTCTCCTCGAGGGACTGGGCAGTATCCCTCGAAGCGATGCGGATGAGTGCTTGCGATTGCCTGGAAAAGCCTGACCGTGATGATAGCTGGAGTGTCCGACTGGCGGAAGTTTGCGCGACACGCCGCCGGGATGCAGATGAACGGGTGATCCAGCAGATGCTTCAAGTGACGTTAAAGGATCGCACGGAGCAACTCCACCGCGCTCTTGCTGAAGTTGAAAATAGCCGTCGCGACTCAGTGGAAACCTTGGTAATGGCTCTGGATAAACGGGAGAATGCCACTCACCTGCACTCGCTTCGCGTGCAGGCTTTTACGATGGTGCTGGCTGGCCATTGCGATTACAGCCCGGAAGATATGAAGGATTTATCTGACGGAGCGCTACTGCATGATATTGGGAAGATAGCGATTCCCGATTCGATTATCCTCAAGCCGGGTCCCCTGACAGCCGAGGAGACGCTGGTTATTAAGCAGCACCCAGCGCTTGGTTATCAGATATTGTCTCGCTTGCCGCACCTCGAAGCAGCGGCCGATCTGGCGCTAAAGCATCATGAGCGCATGGATGGCAAAGGCTATCCGTTCGGTTTGCGTGGGTCGGAAATTCCACTTAGCGTACGCATCTTCGCGGTCGCGGACGCGTTGGATGTAATTGTCAGCGGGAGATCATACTGTAAGCCCCGTTCCATTAATGCTGCGCGGGCTGAATTGCTGCGCTGCGCAGGGCCACAGTTCGATCCGGATATTGTGGATGTTTTCCTGAGTATTCCCGGAGACACCTGGTCTGCCGTGCAAGACGAAGTCGTCGCACGATTTCCTTTCAATGAGCTACCGCTAACAGCCTAGCGGCAGTGATGTCTGCGTTGCTGCAATCCATTTTTTTAGTTAGCACACCACAATACACCACGACGCGGCCCGATACTCCTTTGTCGCGCTCTGACCACTTTCGTCGCGTGAAGCCGCCGTTCCCCGAATGGCACATTAATAGATCTCGAAGCGAGAGTGTATTTACTCTGCTCCGTACCGATGCCTACACTTGTTCTGAATCATTTTGTGATAGTTCGTGTGCCCTTGAACCATTTGATTCTGGGAGCATTCACCAGAGGGATGGTAGATCGTTTTCGCCAACCATGTCACAGGTCAGACAGAAACCGGAAGGATTTGCCAATCAACGAATTCTCCTCGTTGAAGATGACGCCGAACTGCGCCACTCCCTGGGACTTGTGCTGAGTCAGCTTTCGTCTGAAGTGGAGGCTGTGCCGGACGGTGAGGCCGCAATTGCCCGCCTGCGCAACTCCATATTCGACGTGCTAATCACTGACCTGCGTCTTCCCGGCTTCTCGGGCGAAGAGGTTATCACCCAGGCGAAAGCCATCTATCCCGACTTGATTGTCATAGTGGTTACCGGCCACGCCGATATCGGAAGCGCAGTACGTATGATGAAGCTGGGCGCCGCGGACTACATCCAGAAGCCATTTCTAAAGGAAGAGTTGGTTCTCCGGCTCAAGAAAGCCGTTGAGGATCGCCGTCTGCGCTGGGATTCTCGCGCTCTGGAAGAAAAGAGCCGCAAGAGTTCGCTTACGCAACTGATCGGTGACGGCCCAGCTTTTAGCCGCGTTAAAGAGTTAATCATGAGTGTCGCGCCAAAGCGCAGCACCGTGCTGCTGGTTGGTGAAACGGGCACAGGGAAGGAACTAGTCGCACGGGCCATTCATCAGAACAGCCAGCGCAAGGATTACCCCATGGTCTCAGTCAACTGCGGCGCGATACCGGGTAACCTCATGGAAGATGAGTTTTTTGGCCATGAAAATGGCTCTTTCACCGATGCGCATCAGTTGCGCATGGGCCGGTTTGAGCAGGCCAACCGCGGCACATTGTTTCTTGACGAAATTGGCACGATGCCTGTCGATCTTCAGGGTAAGCTTCTGAGGGTATTGCAAGAGCGCGAGTGCCAGCGCATCGGCGGCAGCCAGACCATCAAGCTGGATGTTCGATTCATCGCCGCGACGAATATCAATATAGAAGCGAAGGTGCGTGATGGAGCATTCCGCGAGGATCTCTATTACCGCCTGAATGTATTCCCGATTTTCCTTCCGTCGTTGCGAGAGAGGCGCGAGGATATTCCGCTCCTTTCGCTGCATTTGCTCGAAAAAATTGCGGTCATCGAGGGACTCGCGACGAAACAGATTTCGCAGGACGCTCTAAAATTTCTAATGGCCTACGATTGGCCCGGAAACGTTCGTCAGCTTGAAAATGTGCTGGAGATGGCCATCATCCTGGCCGGGGATCGTGACTATCTGTTGCCTGACGATCTTCCTCCCCTTTGCCGTTCCGGAGTAGCCGACGATCCCATCCCCCGTATCGAAGTGCCTCCCGAAGGCGTCGATCTGAATCAGCTGGTATCGCAATATGAACGCGCGCTGATCGAAGAGGGTCTACGGCTCTCGAATGGCCGCCGCACCCAGGCCGCCATATTGCTGGGTCTCAAGCGGACCACGTTGCTGGAAAAGATGAAACGCTTCGAGCAGCACGCAGTTAATGCGTAATAGGCTGTGGCCGGGGTTAAGCCACTCGCAATCGTTGGAATTTGTCGCCAGCCACCAGCCATTCCTAAAAAAGCCCGGGCAGGCCGTCGATGCTGACGGCATTGTGCTGTCGGCAATATTCAGCTACTCCATCTGCGCCCCGCTTCTCAGCGGCGGTCAGTAGTTGGTGGCGATGTGCTTCAAAGCGGAATAGCGGCACCGCAAAGCCGCAGGAGTCGGCGATGCGATCCAGCTCCACCCGAATGATCGACCGTGTGCCGGGGTATGCGGGGAATAGCGCCCGTAACCGCGGGAACTCGGAGTGAGCCTGGTCGGTGGACACACCCTTGCCATAAAGGCGGACGATCCGCGGTGGGCCGTCGAATGCACAAAGCATTATCGTAATGCGCCCGTTTTGGCGGAGATGCGCGACGGTCTCGATCCCGCTGCCGTAGAGGTCCAGGTAGGCCAGTGATTTTGGGCCGAGGATGCGCAGTGAGTCATGCCCTTTGGGTGAGACATTAATGTGTCCTTCAGTCCCAGTGGGGGCCGTCGCCACAAAGAACAATTTTTGCGCCTCGATAAACTGCTTCAGGTCGTCGCTCATTTCCGCGTGAGTCTTTCCCATAGTTCTCCTTCGTTCGACATCACCTTGAACGGCAATCAATTTTGAATGCCGAGTAAGTTCTCAACAGTATGATCCAGTCCAAGATTTTAGATCAACCCGGAATAGGGACTTTCGGTCCTAATTCACGAATCGTCCTATTGCAACCTGCAAAACTGTCGTAACCTTGATTTTGATTAATAGGATTGCTCATTCGTTGCACAGGGCGGTTACTGAGAGTTGCGTCCGCCGAAAGAGCGCCACCGTCGGAAAATAAACTTGCGCATTCTACACATTGATACCGGCATGGGCTGGCGCGGCGGACAGCAGCAGGTTTTATGGCTGCTGGAGGGAGCGCAGGTTCGCAGCCTGGATCAAGTTCTCCTGGTTCCGGAGGGCTCGGAACTGGCCCGTCGGGCCGCGCCATTGCAGCGTGTCGGGCGCGATCTCTCGGGATTGGAGATGGTCCACCTGTCTTCCTCTTCCGGAAGAATCCTCTCGATCGATAATGCCAGACGAGTTCGAGAGGCGGCGCACGGGGTCGATCTGATCCACGCTCACGACGCGCACGCACACACCTTGGCGTGGGCCGCTCAAAAAATGACAAATGGGAAATTCCCGCCAGTCGTGGTTGCTCGGCGAGTGGCGTTTCCCATTCGTCTCCTGGGCCGCTGGAAGAATCGGCAGCCAGCCTGGTTCATTGCCGTCTCAGAATTCGTCCGAAGGCAGATAGTGGCATCGGGTATCCCACCCAGCCGCGCGCGCGTGATATACGATGGAGTCCGCGTTCCTTCAGAACTGCCGAGGCGAATTGAACGCCTGCAGCGGCGAAGGGAACTGGGCATTACAGACGACAATTTTGTGCTTGGTGCGCTATCCAGCCTCTCGCCAGAGAAGTTGTTGGACGAGACAGTGCAGCTTCTAAGTGTGATGCCGTCTAATGTTCGCTTTGTTCTGGGCATTCCCGCGTCTCAAGCGAGTTCTCCGGAAGCCGTGCGGATTAAACGGCTGGCCGAGGAGAGTGGGTGCGGTACCCGATATCAGTTGCTGGGAGTTGCATCCAATGCAGACAGACTGCTGCAATCCCTCGATGCCTTTGTATATTTGAGCAAGTCGGAAGGGCTGGGATCGGCCATCTTGCTGGCCATGGCGCATGGGCTGCCGGTAGTAGCAAGCCGCGTGGGCGGCATTCCGGAGATTGTCCAGCATCAGCGCACAGGACTGCTGGTGGACCCCGATGCGGATGGTTGGATCCGCCCGCTTGTCGCAGCTGTTGAGCGGCTTCAGGAGTCAGCCGAGATGCGTCATCGCTATGGCACATCGGGGCGGGAGTTCGTTCTGGAATATGCGACCAGTGATAAGATGGTGGCCCGGACCGTGACATTGTACGAAGAAATTCTTGCTTGCGGCTTGGCAGAAAGCGGACAGGTTTGATCGTGATTCCCGCCCTCGCATTCCTCTACGGAGCCATCATTGGAAGCTTCCTTAATGTTTGCATCCTCCGGCTTCCGCAGGGTGAAAGCGTAGTCTCGCCTCGTTCGCGCTGTCCGCGCTGTAAGAACGCCATCGCTCCCTATGACAACATTCCAATCATCAGTTGGTTAATTCTTGGTGGCCGCTGCCGTGGTTGCCGGGAACCCATCTCGCCTCTTTATCCCATGGTGGAATTTGCCAGCGGTGTGCTGTTTTTTGTGGCTGTCCTGCGGTATGGACTATCGTGGGAATTTGCCAAGATGGCCGTGTTCAGCGCCCTTCTGGTGGTTCTTGTTATAACGGATTGGCGGGAGCGCATTCTTCCGGACAAGGTTAATTTCCCGGGGATAGCCATAGGGGTTCTATTCAGCCTGGTGGTGCCGGTAGGCGACGGTGCCGGAGCCTTTCTCGTTCGCATGTCAGGAATAGAGCGGTTGCCCGTTGCGGCTATCTCTTTGCTCGATGCGCTGCTCGGCGCACTGGCTGGCGGAGGGCTACTTTACCTGATCGGCGAACTTTATTACCTGCTTCGGCATCAAGAGGGCATGGGGTTTGGCGACGTTAAAATGATGGCCATGGTAGGCATATTTCTCGGGCCGAAATTGACTTTATTCACAATCTTCATGGCGTCAGTTATGGGAGCCTTGGCGGGCGGCCTGTTCTTGCTGGTTTCCCAAAAAGAGTCGAACTACGAACTGCCGTTCGGCACTTTTCTGGGATTTTCCGCATGGGTAGCCCCCTATTGGGGAATTCGTGTTCTGGATTGGTACCTTGGCCTCTTCCGCTAGTCCATTGCTCCGCTCGATGTTCCGGATTCGGTAATGTATAGGCAGTATCCTTGGACTCCGCCTATCTTGATTTACGCCGATTTCGGGGAGTACACTCGGCTTAGAAGAGTCTTTATCGGCAAAGGCTAGGAGGTATGCATGATTACAAATACCAGTGGGACATTCCGAGTGGGGGCTGGGCTGGTCCTGTCCTGTATTTTATTGTCAATGACCGGGGACGCCCAATCACTGGCTGAGCTATCCCGGCAAGTACGGGCCAAGAAGAAAGCCGCTGCCGCTAAAGAGTACACGAATGATAATATTCCAGCAATGATACTCGGCTCCACGCCAGAGGGTGCCAGCGCAGATTCGGCCAAGCCCGGAGAGCCGCAGTCCGCCGCAACAGCAGAAAAGAAGCCCGAGGAGGTTGAAAAGGAGTATCGCGATAAAGCCGCCAAGCTGAAGGAAGCTCTTGCTTACGAGGAGCGGCGTCTCGATGTTCTGCAGCGGGAGTTGAACCTTACGCAGCAGCAGTACTATTCCGATCCCAATGTCGCCTTGCGCGAACAGAATAGCCGCGCCGATATCAATAAGAGAACCGAAGAAATTAATCAGCAGAAAGTTGCTGTGGAGAAGGCGAAACAGGCATTCGCCGATCTGGAAGAAGAATTGAAGACGAAGAATTTGCCAATTGGCTGGGCCCGCTAACGCTTCGATGCGTCGCGGCTTTTGATTACGCTCTGGCCCATGCTATTAAAAGCGTGGGCCTTTTGTATTTCAGCGAAAATTCCCTTTCCTGCCTCGGCTACTTTGTTCCTCGATAAATGAAAGCCACGCCACCCGTTAGTTTGTGCTCCTGTACATCACGGAAGCTCGATTCGCGCATCCACTCCGTAAATATATGAGGGGCGGGGAAATGGTCCACGGAGCGGGGCAGGTAAGTGTAAGATTTTTTCGATCCGGATATCCAGCCGCCGACGCGCGGCAGCACATGATGAAAGTAAAAAGAGTAGAAGGGCTTCATGATCCCGCGTGGTTCGGAGAATTCGAGGATGCCCGCTTCGCCGCCCGGGCGCAGGACCCGATGTATCTCCTGTAAACCTGCGCGGTAGTTGACCAGATTGCGAAAGCCAAAAGAACAGACCAGCACGTCGAATGAATTATCGGCGAACGGGAGTTGCAAGGCGTCGGCCTCTGAGACCAATGGCGGCAAAGATCTCTGGCGCAGCTTGTCGCTGGCTCGCGTGATCATGGGATGGGAGAAATCGCTGCAATAGATCGCCGCCGCTCCCTGAGCGGCCAGCGAAAGCGCCTGATCGCCAGTGCCGCAGCAGAGGTCCAGTGCTCGCATGTTCGGTTGCTTTATCCGGGCACGCAGCTGGCGTGAGAGTACGCGGCGCCAGTAACGATCCATCTGAAATGAGAGTAAATGGTTTAGTAGGTCATAGCGTCCCGCGATACCCGTGAACATCGCACGGACATATTGTGACGCGGCTTTCTCTTCGTTAATGCCGGTGGGTCTTGTCCCTGGGGCGGAGCTGGATGGAGGGGTGGCTTTGCTGCTCGTCACTTGCCAGTCCTTTTGCGCTGCTTCGCTCCCGTGGCCGAAGTAACTTCTTTCGATCCGCGTGGAGGAGGCTGGACCGTCTCGAACGGCGCGGTTGCCATAATGGATTCCAGCGCGTGGATCGCTTTGCTGGCGGCGATTCCGCCCACCACCACGACTTCACCGATGCCGCGCGGCAAGACGAAGTGAATTTTCCCGTCGCGGACTTTTTTATCCACTCCGAGGCTGCGTTCAATCGCTTCCATCGAGATACGGCCAAGCGAAGGAACCGGTCCGTAGGACGTAATCAACGCGGAGATGCGCTTGGCTGCGGATTCCGATAGTAGCTTTTCATCCACGGCCAACTTCGTGGCCGCCAGCATTCCCCAACCTACGGCTTCGCCGTGCAAGAATCGCTTATAGCCGGTGGCCGCTTCGATGGCATGCCCGACCGTGTGCCCGAAATTCAGGACGCGGCGCAGGTCGCCCTCTTTTTCATCCTGGCTGACGATGCGGCCTTTGAACCCAGCGCAGGCGTGAATCACATGGCGCAGCGCGGCGGGATTGCCGCCCATCACGCTCACCCGCGCGACCTGCAGGAATTCAAATAAGGCAGGATCGCCGATCACGGCGGTCTTCACTGCCTCAAATAAACCGGCGCGCAGTTCGCGCTCGGGTAGTGTTTTCAAAACCAGCGGATCACAAAGGACCATTTTAGGTTGGTAGAAAGTGCCGACGAGATTCTTGCCGATTTCGAGATTCGCCCCCGTCTTGCCGCCGATGGAGCTATCGACCATGGCTAACATGGTGGTGGGAATCTGTACGCAGTCGATGCCACGCAGATAGATCGACGCGGCGAAGCCGCCCATGTCGCCGGCCACGCCGCCGCCGAAGGCGAGCAGCAGGCTGGAGCGCTCCGCGCCTAGCGCGGCAAGCTGTTCGAGAATCTTCTCTACCGTGGACAGCCGCTTGTGTCGCTCTCCAGAAGGGATGCGGATCACGCCCGGCTCCAGCGGTTTCAGGCCGTTCAGCAGCGTCTTGCCCCACAACTGCCAAACAGTTTCATCGGCCAGTATGAATATTTTCCGGCGTTGTGCCAGCGTCCCCAGGGCAACGCCGACGCGGCTTATCAAGCCTTCTTCAATGCGAATGGTGTAGGAGGCTCCCGGCACATGGACGGATATCTGCGAGGAGGCCGATGAAATTTCGTGGTTCATTTGATTATTATCGCATGGGATGAGGGTGCGAATAGCCGGGCAGATCGAAGGCGGGAATTACTTTTTCACATCAAGAGTAGTCAGGGTGTCCAACACCACCTCGCCGACCACCTGCAGGCTGCGCGGGCTGAGTTTGTCGAGCGCATCCTTCTCAGTGTGCCAGTAAGCATTGTTGGGGCCATAG is from Acidobacteriota bacterium and encodes:
- a CDS encoding response regulator, coding for MNMPPSLAKTNLNTIVAAAARDGSSIDMLDAEILSRVLGNINLPILVTQSDGRIVLWNRAMEVLTGKTGADFSEFNADHMSVAGQAAADQQLARKALETGQPQTRHSEWRTHDQTETPVELQYSVLTGSRGETLLLLQARNLSERHKLELELLQSQKMESIGRLAGGIAHDFNNALTTILGLTESMISGRTAPNAESLSEIRHAAQHAADLTSQMLAFSRRQILQMRNIHLESVVENLGRMVARLIGEDINLAVTAQAPLPAIRGDQSQIEQVLLNLCLNARDAMPKGGSLRVELRNVTLDPAWCSKRSGSRPGNFVALSVSDSGMGMDAETLTRIFEPFYTKKAVGKGTGLGLSMVYGIVEQHEGFIDVESAMGKGSTFTIYFPVASAESTPQAEVARTVAPPVQSRATLIPSIAAATILVVEDEKSVRKLFLELLPKLGHRIYSAADGDEAIKVFERWAGQIDLVLLDAIIPKTGSGEVYEYIRRKKPGVRFLFTSGYNEVFINKKFELDPNMVFLRKPFTTQQLTDKISAALA
- a CDS encoding HD domain-containing protein, translating into MHSPAGTSPTSVLIISNDSATIQSALSSLPAGHNAAVAYDLTSALAQLNHADFNLVICEIRLPELSGIKLLERISSAAPLAGVVMIFSSRDWAVSLEAMRMSACDCLEKPDRDDSWSVRLAEVCATRRRDADERVIQQMLQVTLKDRTEQLHRALAEVENSRRDSVETLVMALDKRENATHLHSLRVQAFTMVLAGHCDYSPEDMKDLSDGALLHDIGKIAIPDSIILKPGPLTAEETLVIKQHPALGYQILSRLPHLEAAADLALKHHERMDGKGYPFGLRGSEIPLSVRIFAVADALDVIVSGRSYCKPRSINAARAELLRCAGPQFDPDIVDVFLSIPGDTWSAVQDEVVARFPFNELPLTA
- a CDS encoding sigma-54-dependent Fis family transcriptional regulator; protein product: MSALLQSIFLVSTPQYTTTRPDTPLSRSDHFRRVKPPFPEWHINRSRSESVFTLLRTDAYTCSESFCDSSCALEPFDSGSIHQRDGRSFSPTMSQVRQKPEGFANQRILLVEDDAELRHSLGLVLSQLSSEVEAVPDGEAAIARLRNSIFDVLITDLRLPGFSGEEVITQAKAIYPDLIVIVVTGHADIGSAVRMMKLGAADYIQKPFLKEELVLRLKKAVEDRRLRWDSRALEEKSRKSSLTQLIGDGPAFSRVKELIMSVAPKRSTVLLVGETGTGKELVARAIHQNSQRKDYPMVSVNCGAIPGNLMEDEFFGHENGSFTDAHQLRMGRFEQANRGTLFLDEIGTMPVDLQGKLLRVLQERECQRIGGSQTIKLDVRFIAATNINIEAKVRDGAFREDLYYRLNVFPIFLPSLRERREDIPLLSLHLLEKIAVIEGLATKQISQDALKFLMAYDWPGNVRQLENVLEMAIILAGDRDYLLPDDLPPLCRSGVADDPIPRIEVPPEGVDLNQLVSQYERALIEEGLRLSNGRRTQAAILLGLKRTTLLEKMKRFEQHAVNA
- a CDS encoding pyridoxamine 5'-phosphate oxidase family protein; protein product: MGKTHAEMSDDLKQFIEAQKLFFVATAPTGTEGHINVSPKGHDSLRILGPKSLAYLDLYGSGIETVAHLRQNGRITIMLCAFDGPPRIVRLYGKGVSTDQAHSEFPRLRALFPAYPGTRSIIRVELDRIADSCGFAVPLFRFEAHRHQLLTAAEKRGADGVAEYCRQHNAVSIDGLPGLF
- a CDS encoding glycosyltransferase family 1 protein, whose product is MRILHIDTGMGWRGGQQQVLWLLEGAQVRSLDQVLLVPEGSELARRAAPLQRVGRDLSGLEMVHLSSSSGRILSIDNARRVREAAHGVDLIHAHDAHAHTLAWAAQKMTNGKFPPVVVARRVAFPIRLLGRWKNRQPAWFIAVSEFVRRQIVASGIPPSRARVIYDGVRVPSELPRRIERLQRRRELGITDDNFVLGALSSLSPEKLLDETVQLLSVMPSNVRFVLGIPASQASSPEAVRIKRLAEESGCGTRYQLLGVASNADRLLQSLDAFVYLSKSEGLGSAILLAMAHGLPVVASRVGGIPEIVQHQRTGLLVDPDADGWIRPLVAAVERLQESAEMRHRYGTSGREFVLEYATSDKMVARTVTLYEEILACGLAESGQV
- a CDS encoding prepilin peptidase, whose protein sequence is MIVIPALAFLYGAIIGSFLNVCILRLPQGESVVSPRSRCPRCKNAIAPYDNIPIISWLILGGRCRGCREPISPLYPMVEFASGVLFFVAVLRYGLSWEFAKMAVFSALLVVLVITDWRERILPDKVNFPGIAIGVLFSLVVPVGDGAGAFLVRMSGIERLPVAAISLLDALLGALAGGGLLYLIGELYYLLRHQEGMGFGDVKMMAMVGIFLGPKLTLFTIFMASVMGALAGGLFLLVSQKESNYELPFGTFLGFSAWVAPYWGIRVLDWYLGLFR
- a CDS encoding ubiquinone/menaquinone biosynthesis methyltransferase, producing the protein MTSSKATPPSSSAPGTRPTGINEEKAASQYVRAMFTGIAGRYDLLNHLLSFQMDRYWRRVLSRQLRARIKQPNMRALDLCCGTGDQALSLAAQGAAAIYCSDFSHPMITRASDKLRQRSLPPLVSEADALQLPFADNSFDVLVCSFGFRNLVNYRAGLQEIHRVLRPGGEAGILEFSEPRGIMKPFYSFYFHHVLPRVGGWISGSKKSYTYLPRSVDHFPAPHIFTEWMRESSFRDVQEHKLTGGVAFIYRGTK
- the aroB gene encoding 3-dehydroquinate synthase — protein: MNHEISSASSQISVHVPGASYTIRIEEGLISRVGVALGTLAQRRKIFILADETVWQLWGKTLLNGLKPLEPGVIRIPSGERHKRLSTVEKILEQLAALGAERSSLLLAFGGGVAGDMGGFAASIYLRGIDCVQIPTTMLAMVDSSIGGKTGANLEIGKNLVGTFYQPKMVLCDPLVLKTLPERELRAGLFEAVKTAVIGDPALFEFLQVARVSVMGGNPAALRHVIHACAGFKGRIVSQDEKEGDLRRVLNFGHTVGHAIEAATGYKRFLHGEAVGWGMLAATKLAVDEKLLSESAAKRISALITSYGPVPSLGRISMEAIERSLGVDKKVRDGKIHFVLPRGIGEVVVVGGIAASKAIHALESIMATAPFETVQPPPRGSKEVTSATGAKQRKRTGK